In Mycobacterium gallinarum, a single window of DNA contains:
- a CDS encoding YciI family protein has translation MSRYMLIMRSSAEAEAAMAEAGIDFDQVIEDMGRFNEELIKAGVLLAGEGLTGPEEGFVVDFNSDPPVVTDGPYTEAKELFNGFWILDVSSKEEAKQWAQKIPLGKGVKVEVRRVSETEEFPQDNPWVQKEIQWKAELAEKIAAQARADADKFASR, from the coding sequence ATGTCGCGCTACATGCTGATCATGCGGTCCAGCGCCGAGGCCGAGGCGGCCATGGCGGAGGCGGGGATCGACTTCGACCAGGTCATCGAAGACATGGGCCGCTTCAACGAGGAGCTCATCAAGGCCGGTGTGCTGCTCGCCGGTGAGGGGCTGACGGGGCCCGAGGAGGGCTTCGTCGTCGACTTCAACTCCGACCCGCCCGTGGTCACCGACGGCCCGTACACCGAGGCCAAGGAGCTGTTCAACGGGTTCTGGATCCTCGACGTGTCGTCGAAGGAGGAAGCCAAGCAATGGGCTCAGAAGATCCCGCTCGGCAAGGGCGTCAAGGTCGAGGTCCGCCGGGTGTCGGAGACCGAGGAGTTCCCGCAGGACAACCCTTGGGTCCAGAAGGAGATCCAGTGGAAGGCCGAACTGGCCGAGAAGATCGCGGCGCAGGCGCGCGCGGACGCCGACAAGTTCGCGAGTCGCTGA
- a CDS encoding oxygenase MpaB family protein, with protein sequence MTSVNSPSDVSKPDGSAPPALGPQSLLWRWAGDMRIAFEGGTAGLLQTMHPAIGQGLIDHSDFFDDPVDRVFRSLPGILGTIYNGELAESTGIQVRDFHRDIKGSLPGGGRYHALQPETFWWAHATFQRMVDRLALHWDRHRLTAEQSEQLYAEGCEWYRRYGVTGTVVPPDRAVFEREVERYCDEVLVPNPASTYLIEFINRRAIPDMSASPDYPSHPRLRPLTDALLPTLPVRMALAPPMRLVIFGGLPASVRERFGISWSRGDERRYRGIRAGIRAGWPYVPASLKWYPAARKGWIRERGRVPGRF encoded by the coding sequence ATGACGTCGGTGAACTCGCCCTCTGACGTGTCGAAGCCTGACGGATCCGCGCCACCCGCGCTTGGGCCGCAATCGCTGCTGTGGCGATGGGCCGGCGATATGCGCATCGCCTTCGAAGGCGGCACGGCGGGACTCCTGCAGACCATGCACCCCGCCATCGGACAGGGACTGATCGACCATTCCGACTTCTTCGACGATCCGGTCGACCGAGTCTTTCGTTCTCTCCCGGGAATCCTCGGAACGATCTACAACGGCGAACTGGCCGAGTCGACCGGCATACAGGTGCGCGACTTCCACCGCGACATCAAGGGCTCGCTACCCGGCGGGGGTCGCTATCACGCGCTGCAACCGGAGACTTTCTGGTGGGCGCACGCGACATTTCAGCGAATGGTCGATCGTCTTGCGCTGCACTGGGATCGCCACCGCTTGACCGCCGAACAGAGCGAGCAGCTCTATGCCGAGGGCTGCGAGTGGTATCGCCGCTACGGCGTCACCGGCACAGTCGTGCCACCGGACCGGGCGGTCTTCGAGCGCGAGGTCGAGCGCTACTGCGACGAGGTCCTGGTGCCGAACCCCGCGTCGACCTACCTGATCGAATTCATCAACCGGCGCGCGATACCGGACATGAGCGCGTCGCCGGACTATCCCTCTCATCCGCGACTGCGGCCACTGACCGACGCGTTGCTGCCCACCCTGCCGGTGCGAATGGCCCTGGCGCCGCCCATGCGACTGGTCATCTTCGGCGGACTGCCCGCCTCCGTGCGCGAGCGGTTCGGCATCTCGTGGAGCCGCGGCGACGAACGCCGATATCGCGGCATTCGTGCCGGCATCCGCGCCGGATGGCCCTACGTCCCGGCGTCACTCAAGTGGTACCCCGCCGCCCGTAAAGGCTGGATTCGCGAACGAGGACGCGTACCCGGCCGGTTCTGA
- a CDS encoding oxygenase MpaB family protein gives MVAQQAQSLHPGRFMEAPRRNRRLGRPLQVLTRTARPDPELIDLIGQRLLERDELGAALVAAMRSERDGDRVSMGQFKAALEHGVDAVPDCPGALREFFSAVERVPAWVDWDLMNEGAAAYRRLGTNAADVMLQLSLIGGYRFGGPTDLLVETGGLTGRTTVRRLAETQKWAVAVSQHDAMRRDGEGFKLTVHVRLMHALVNHQFETNGRWDIDQWGLPINQTDQAATLGLFNGALLLGIRLLGVRVSKSESAAIMHLWRYVGWLMGVDEDWLCETEAQQHRLNYHLLITQSTVSAAGPPLANAIVEAQRHLHYPNLPGLRGSYRRARLLSMLRYFLRAEGMRDLDLPRAIPWAVIPIVAKNCIRYQLLARTRVGRAYLERWGERTSDALLAKYFGEQRHDVGELAL, from the coding sequence ATGGTCGCACAGCAAGCCCAGTCCTTGCATCCCGGTCGGTTCATGGAGGCACCCCGCCGCAATCGTCGTCTTGGGCGTCCGCTGCAGGTACTCACCAGAACGGCGCGGCCGGATCCTGAACTGATCGACCTGATCGGCCAGCGGTTGCTCGAGCGCGACGAACTCGGCGCAGCGCTGGTCGCCGCGATGCGCAGCGAGCGTGACGGCGACCGCGTATCCATGGGTCAGTTCAAGGCAGCGCTCGAGCACGGCGTCGACGCCGTACCCGACTGCCCCGGCGCGTTACGCGAGTTCTTCTCCGCGGTTGAGCGTGTACCCGCCTGGGTGGACTGGGATCTGATGAACGAGGGTGCGGCAGCCTACCGACGGTTGGGCACCAATGCCGCCGATGTCATGCTGCAGTTATCGCTGATCGGAGGCTATCGATTCGGCGGTCCCACCGATCTGTTGGTTGAGACCGGAGGTCTGACCGGGCGCACCACGGTCCGCCGTCTGGCCGAGACGCAGAAGTGGGCGGTCGCGGTGTCTCAGCATGACGCCATGCGTCGCGACGGCGAAGGCTTCAAGCTCACCGTCCACGTCCGATTGATGCACGCACTGGTGAATCACCAATTCGAAACGAACGGCCGCTGGGACATCGACCAGTGGGGCCTGCCAATCAACCAGACCGACCAGGCCGCAACACTGGGCCTGTTCAACGGCGCTCTATTGCTGGGCATCCGCCTCCTCGGGGTGCGGGTGAGCAAATCCGAGTCTGCGGCGATCATGCACCTGTGGCGCTACGTCGGCTGGTTGATGGGGGTTGATGAAGACTGGTTGTGCGAGACAGAGGCCCAACAGCACCGGCTCAATTACCACCTTCTCATCACGCAATCGACGGTCAGCGCGGCCGGACCCCCACTGGCGAATGCGATCGTCGAAGCGCAGCGCCACCTGCATTACCCGAACTTGCCGGGCCTTCGGGGCAGCTACCGCCGCGCCCGACTACTGAGCATGCTGCGGTACTTCCTGCGTGCTGAGGGAATGCGCGACCTCGACCTACCGCGGGCGATTCCCTGGGCGGTCATCCCGATCGTGGCCAAGAACTGCATTCGCTACCAACTTCTCGCCCGCACTCGGGTGGGCCGGGCCTACCTCGAGCGATGGGGTGAGCGCACGAGCGACGCCCTGCTGGCGAAATACTTCGGGGAGCAGAGGCATGACGTCGGTGAACTCGCCCTCTGA
- a CDS encoding TetR/AcrR family transcriptional regulator, with protein sequence MAKVDPALRRTPRQERSRLMVDRILDAGEQMLIAHGYDGASTNRIAAAAGISPGSLYQYFPNKDAIAAAVIDRYSDQLSARVAARVSERLSRPAPDYVRESIAALLDALDVHPEFLRAVMEQTPRLGAGSKLVAFEQRIGDLTKAYLTINQKRLRPVGSHDTAAWMLVRMVEHLCVRFVLDQPPIGRDEFIDELTTMALSYLRPWPTPPHGRR encoded by the coding sequence ATGGCGAAGGTCGATCCCGCGCTGCGCCGGACGCCGCGCCAGGAGCGATCCCGGCTGATGGTCGACCGCATCCTCGACGCCGGTGAGCAGATGCTGATCGCCCACGGGTATGACGGAGCCTCCACCAACCGCATCGCCGCGGCCGCGGGAATCAGTCCGGGCTCGCTGTATCAGTACTTCCCCAACAAGGACGCCATTGCGGCGGCCGTGATCGACCGGTACAGCGATCAGTTGTCCGCCCGGGTCGCGGCGAGGGTGTCAGAACGACTCAGCCGGCCGGCGCCGGACTATGTGCGCGAGTCCATCGCCGCACTGCTGGACGCCCTCGACGTACACCCCGAATTTCTGCGGGCGGTCATGGAGCAGACTCCGCGCCTCGGTGCCGGGAGCAAGCTCGTCGCGTTCGAGCAGCGCATCGGCGACCTCACCAAGGCGTATCTGACCATCAACCAGAAACGGCTTCGGCCCGTCGGCTCGCATGACACGGCCGCGTGGATGCTGGTGCGCATGGTCGAGCACCTGTGCGTGCGGTTCGTCCTCGACCAGCCGCCGATCGGTCGCGACGAGTTCATCGACGAACTCACCACCATGGCGCTGAGTTATCTGCGTCCGTGGCCGACCCCGCCGCACGGCCGTCGGTGA
- a CDS encoding MlaE family ABC transporter permease — translation MTAPPADRATAGDADDGLEAIQNWSAGYVRRHPLASLTTVGDQFVLAVRTVQYLVIDLFTGRFQWQEFIRQGAFMAGTAVLPTVLVALPIGVTLSIQFALLAGQVGATSLAGAASGLAVIRQAASLTAAILMAAAVGSAITADLGSRKMREETDAMEVMGVSVIRRLVVPRFAAAILVGVALTGVVCFVGFLASYLFNVYFQNGAPGSFVATFASFATTGDLIVALLKAVIFGAIVAVVSCQKGMSTVGGPTGVANSVNAAVVESILILMVVNVVISQLYIMMFPRVGL, via the coding sequence GTGACCGCTCCACCTGCAGACCGGGCAACAGCCGGCGACGCCGACGACGGCCTCGAAGCCATTCAGAACTGGAGCGCGGGATACGTTCGTCGCCACCCCTTGGCCTCGCTGACCACCGTTGGCGATCAGTTCGTTCTTGCCGTCCGCACCGTTCAGTACTTGGTCATCGATCTCTTCACCGGTCGCTTCCAGTGGCAGGAGTTCATCCGCCAGGGGGCCTTCATGGCCGGCACCGCTGTCCTGCCGACGGTTCTGGTGGCCCTGCCCATCGGCGTCACCTTGTCGATTCAGTTCGCGTTGTTGGCCGGCCAGGTGGGTGCTACCTCGCTCGCCGGTGCCGCGAGCGGGCTGGCGGTGATCCGACAGGCCGCATCTCTGACGGCCGCGATATTGATGGCCGCCGCCGTCGGATCCGCGATCACCGCGGACCTCGGCTCGCGCAAGATGCGTGAAGAAACCGACGCGATGGAAGTCATGGGCGTCTCGGTGATCCGGCGTCTGGTGGTGCCGCGGTTCGCCGCCGCCATCCTGGTCGGTGTCGCGCTCACCGGCGTCGTCTGCTTCGTCGGGTTCCTGGCGAGCTACCTGTTCAACGTCTACTTCCAGAACGGCGCACCCGGCAGCTTCGTGGCCACCTTCGCCTCGTTCGCGACCACCGGCGACCTGATCGTCGCGTTGTTGAAGGCGGTGATCTTCGGCGCCATCGTCGCGGTGGTGTCGTGTCAGAAGGGCATGTCCACGGTCGGTGGTCCGACCGGAGTCGCCAACTCGGTGAACGCGGCGGTCGTCGAATCGATCCTGATCCTGATGGTCGTCAATGTCGTCATCAGTCAGCTGTACATCATGATGTTCCCGAGAGTGGGGCTGTGA
- a CDS encoding MlaE family ABC transporter permease, with protein sequence MAVAPYRPKAFVPVIRAYRLISTPLMRLGHMLVFFVRALTGVPIALRHYRSEFVRLLSDIAWGNGSLVVGGGTAGVAIVLGVTVGALVGIEGYNFLDLLGLGPATGIISSLVNTRELAPIAASLAFATQAGCRFTAQLGSMRIAEEIDALDSLAIRPVPYLVTTRLMASVVAVVPLYVACLAVSYLTTQVVVYVISGGSTGSYLHYFSLMLSGQDILYSLIKTIIFVWIASTVQCYYGFYASGGPEGVGVAAGHAMRASITVVIMVNMLLTMALWSVDAGARFGG encoded by the coding sequence ATGGCCGTAGCCCCCTACCGGCCCAAGGCATTCGTCCCGGTAATCCGCGCGTACCGCCTCATCAGCACGCCGCTGATGCGGCTGGGGCACATGCTGGTGTTCTTCGTCAGGGCGTTGACGGGTGTGCCCATCGCGCTGCGTCACTACCGCAGCGAATTCGTCCGCCTGCTATCCGACATCGCCTGGGGCAACGGATCTTTGGTGGTCGGCGGCGGCACCGCCGGCGTGGCGATCGTGTTGGGTGTCACCGTCGGGGCCCTCGTCGGGATCGAGGGCTATAACTTCCTCGACCTGCTGGGACTGGGACCGGCGACGGGAATCATCTCCTCGCTGGTCAACACCCGTGAGCTCGCCCCGATTGCCGCCTCGCTCGCGTTCGCCACCCAGGCCGGTTGCCGGTTCACCGCCCAGCTGGGTTCGATGCGCATCGCCGAAGAGATCGACGCTCTGGATTCGCTTGCGATTCGACCTGTTCCGTACCTGGTGACCACGCGGCTGATGGCGTCGGTGGTCGCCGTCGTCCCGCTGTACGTCGCCTGCCTCGCGGTGAGCTATCTGACCACCCAAGTCGTCGTGTACGTCATCAGCGGCGGCTCGACAGGCTCGTATCTGCACTACTTCTCGTTGATGCTGTCCGGTCAAGACATCCTCTATTCGCTCATCAAGACCATCATCTTCGTGTGGATCGCCTCGACCGTGCAGTGTTACTACGGCTTCTACGCCTCCGGCGGTCCGGAAGGTGTGGGAGTCGCCGCCGGACATGCGATGAGGGCCAGCATCACCGTCGTGATCATGGTCAACATGCTGCTGACGATGGCGCTGTGGTCTGTCGACGCAGGCGCAAGGTTTGGGGGATAG
- a CDS encoding MlaD family protein: MSNSLDPDGRGPSNRQLLGCGVALFVVAALATATLLVKSTGRLDPYVRVVADLVNVGDGLPQRSDVKYHGVLVGMVDSVTPAADGRPNFVHIDLKPEYAQSIPAGVTARVVPSNVFAVSSVQLVDQGTGAPIRAGAHIPEDTELPTVLFQTTISKLRDLLAATGRGREDKTVGILAAVNAATEGKRAELLASGAHLNRLIDQLDSIVATEPDATTVSALIDATHGLQATAPELIDSLQQAIEPMQTLVEQRSQLDALISGGVHTMGTTHTALNNHTDRLVKITGEMTPVIGVLAQTSHNFVPAFVKLNTLADRFFEHVWMPDRDIGNMRVNLTFTPSYTYTRADCPQYGELKGPSCFTAPLVPTRPELPDILLPQNYQPPKDLAPPPGTIVGENGNLVAVGPPLINFNPSLADPNPPLPSWMPPSPPVPGTSNPALVPTPPPPVPLSPPAPVAPKPWSDPTAPNTRDATGGAPPAAPAPPALPAEAAPASYGGNVGPVGSPGERAQFSLLTGQPATSATQLLLGPLARGTTVTVAQEAG; the protein is encoded by the coding sequence TTGTCGAATTCGCTTGACCCGGACGGACGTGGGCCGTCGAACCGCCAGCTGCTCGGTTGCGGCGTGGCGCTGTTCGTGGTCGCAGCCCTGGCGACCGCGACGTTGTTGGTCAAGTCGACGGGTCGACTCGACCCGTATGTCCGGGTGGTGGCCGACCTCGTCAACGTCGGTGACGGCCTGCCGCAACGGTCCGACGTCAAGTATCACGGTGTGCTCGTCGGCATGGTCGACAGCGTCACACCGGCCGCTGACGGTAGGCCGAACTTCGTCCACATCGACCTCAAACCCGAATACGCACAATCGATTCCAGCTGGAGTGACGGCGCGGGTAGTGCCGAGCAACGTGTTTGCGGTGTCCTCGGTGCAACTCGTCGACCAAGGGACGGGGGCACCGATCCGAGCCGGGGCCCACATCCCGGAGGACACCGAGCTGCCGACGGTCCTGTTCCAGACCACCATCAGCAAGCTTCGCGACCTGCTGGCGGCGACCGGGCGCGGTCGTGAGGACAAGACGGTGGGCATCCTCGCCGCGGTGAACGCCGCGACCGAGGGCAAGCGGGCCGAACTGCTGGCCTCCGGTGCGCATTTGAACCGTTTGATCGACCAGCTCGACTCGATCGTCGCCACCGAACCCGATGCGACGACGGTCTCCGCGCTCATCGATGCGACCCACGGGCTGCAGGCGACCGCACCCGAGCTCATCGACTCACTGCAGCAGGCGATAGAGCCGATGCAGACCCTTGTCGAACAGCGCTCGCAGCTCGATGCGCTCATCTCCGGCGGCGTGCACACCATGGGCACGACGCACACCGCGTTGAACAACCACACGGACCGGCTGGTGAAGATCACCGGTGAGATGACGCCGGTGATCGGCGTGCTGGCGCAGACGTCACACAACTTCGTGCCGGCATTCGTGAAGCTGAACACGTTGGCGGACAGGTTCTTCGAGCATGTGTGGATGCCCGATAGAGATATCGGCAACATGCGAGTCAATCTGACCTTCACGCCCAGCTACACCTACACCCGGGCGGATTGCCCGCAGTACGGAGAGCTGAAGGGACCGAGCTGTTTCACCGCACCGCTGGTTCCGACCAGACCCGAACTGCCCGACATCCTGTTACCGCAGAACTATCAGCCCCCGAAAGATCTGGCACCGCCGCCGGGCACCATCGTGGGTGAGAACGGCAACCTCGTCGCCGTTGGACCGCCGTTGATCAACTTCAATCCCAGCTTGGCCGATCCCAATCCGCCACTGCCGTCGTGGATGCCGCCTTCGCCGCCGGTACCGGGAACATCCAATCCGGCACTGGTGCCAACCCCGCCACCGCCGGTACCGCTGTCACCACCGGCACCGGTGGCGCCGAAACCATGGTCGGATCCGACGGCCCCGAACACGAGAGATGCGACAGGCGGCGCGCCGCCGGCCGCCCCCGCTCCCCCCGCGCTACCGGCTGAGGCCGCACCCGCGTCGTACGGCGGAAACGTCGGCCCGGTCGGCAGCCCAGGGGAGCGGGCCCAATTCAGCCTTCTCACCGGACAACCGGCGACGAGCGCCACCCAACTACTGCTCGGCCCGCTCGCTCGCGGGACGACGGTCACTGTTGCGCAGGAGGCAGGATGA
- a CDS encoding MCE family protein, with translation MRYRGPLIGLSLFMVVTVALTWLVYATLRRDVAGETIPYAAVFTDVFGLREGDDVRMAGVRVGRVESIELQGDKAKVSFVVQSDQQVLGTTVASVTYQNIVGQRYLGLSLGNIGEPGPLPPNSVIPVERTDPSFDVGTLLNGYEPLFSLLNPRDADNLTKGVLQSLQGDTGSITALVDQTSQLTESFAGRDEELGAVITDLNTVVANLAKHNDDLDHVLTETQTVVSTFDARRPELVASTGAIAKVVRQLSTISDEVYPPLNELVTREPGFASHMVGLEPQLAFTGANLPLLLKGFARITSDGPYANAYACDLNIQGFFPGLNDVIPIIVDAASPGPGTQYSPKCRNMANG, from the coding sequence ATGAGATACCGCGGGCCACTGATCGGTCTGTCGCTGTTCATGGTGGTAACCGTGGCGTTGACCTGGCTGGTCTACGCCACGCTGCGCCGCGACGTCGCCGGTGAGACCATCCCCTACGCCGCTGTGTTCACCGATGTGTTCGGCCTTCGCGAAGGCGACGACGTGCGCATGGCGGGGGTTCGCGTGGGCCGTGTCGAAAGCATTGAGCTGCAGGGCGATAAGGCGAAGGTGTCGTTCGTGGTGCAGTCGGACCAGCAGGTCTTGGGGACCACCGTTGCGTCGGTCACCTATCAGAACATCGTCGGCCAGCGCTACCTCGGGCTGTCGCTGGGCAACATCGGCGAGCCCGGACCGCTGCCACCGAACAGCGTCATCCCCGTCGAACGCACCGATCCGTCCTTCGATGTCGGCACCCTGCTCAACGGTTATGAACCCCTGTTCAGTCTGCTCAATCCGCGCGACGCCGATAACCTCACCAAAGGAGTCCTGCAGTCGCTGCAGGGCGACACCGGGTCGATCACCGCCCTCGTCGACCAGACATCGCAGCTGACGGAATCATTCGCCGGTCGCGACGAGGAACTGGGCGCCGTCATCACCGATCTGAACACGGTCGTGGCGAACCTCGCCAAACACAACGATGATCTCGACCACGTGCTCACCGAAACCCAAACGGTGGTATCTACTTTCGATGCCCGGCGCCCCGAGCTGGTCGCGTCCACCGGCGCGATCGCGAAGGTGGTGCGACAGCTGTCCACGATCTCCGACGAGGTGTACCCGCCGCTGAACGAGCTCGTCACCCGAGAGCCGGGATTCGCTTCGCACATGGTCGGCCTCGAGCCGCAGCTGGCGTTCACCGGTGCGAACCTGCCGCTGCTGTTGAAGGGATTCGCACGCATCACCAGCGACGGTCCATACGCCAACGCCTATGCCTGCGACCTCAACATCCAAGGCTTTTTCCCCGGGCTCAACGACGTGATTCCGATCATCGTCGATGCCGCTTCACCAGGACCGGGCACCCAGTACTCGCCGAAGTGCAGGAACATGGCCAATGGCTGA